In [Leptolyngbya] sp. PCC 7376, a genomic segment contains:
- the hisB gene encoding imidazoleglycerol-phosphate dehydratase HisB, whose product MPASSDSNRTAFVTRVTGETDVKVGVNLDGTGICKVQTGVPFLDHMLHQLCSHGLLDLEIDAKGDYEIDDHHTNEDVGITLGQAIAQAIGDRKGIHRFGHFVAPLDEALVQVALDFSGRPHLTYGLEIPTERVGTYDTQLVREFFVAIVNHTQMTIHIRQLDGLNSHHIIEATFKAFARAMRMALEIDPRRAATIPSSKGML is encoded by the coding sequence ATGCCTGCTTCTTCTGATTCCAATCGTACGGCTTTTGTCACTCGTGTAACGGGCGAAACTGATGTAAAAGTAGGCGTTAATCTCGATGGTACTGGTATATGTAAAGTGCAAACGGGTGTGCCTTTTCTCGACCATATGTTGCACCAGCTCTGTTCCCATGGTCTCTTGGATCTAGAGATCGATGCGAAAGGGGATTATGAGATTGACGATCACCATACAAATGAAGATGTGGGGATTACCCTCGGTCAGGCGATCGCCCAAGCGATTGGAGACCGCAAAGGTATCCATCGTTTCGGACATTTTGTTGCTCCCCTCGATGAAGCATTAGTGCAAGTGGCTCTTGATTTTTCGGGTCGCCCTCATTTGACTTATGGGCTGGAAATCCCAACAGAGCGGGTTGGCACTTACGATACTCAGCTTGTACGGGAATTTTTTGTCGCGATCGTAAACCATACCCAAATGACCATTCATATTCGTCAACTTGATGGCCTCAATTCCCACCACATTATCGAGGCAACATTTAAAGCTTTTGCACGGGCAATGCGGATGGCTTTAGAAATTGATCCTCGTCGAGCTGCAACTATTCCAAGCTCTAAAGGTATGCTCTAA
- a CDS encoding phasin family protein: protein MDNNNWLQQMVMFGIGTTSIVAEKVKEASDQWVKDGTINPDQAKNMIDDMMNQLKMEQGNAEAYFERQVRNVLQDLGVPNQAEMNELRGRIDRLERQVRELENKQWR, encoded by the coding sequence ATGGATAACAACAACTGGCTGCAACAGATGGTTATGTTTGGCATTGGCACAACGTCAATTGTTGCCGAAAAAGTCAAAGAAGCCAGCGACCAATGGGTTAAGGATGGCACGATTAATCCTGACCAAGCCAAAAATATGATCGATGACATGATGAATCAGCTCAAAATGGAACAGGGCAATGCAGAAGCCTATTTTGAAAGGCAGGTTCGCAATGTCCTTCAAGACCTCGGTGTGCCAAATCAAGCCGAAATGAATGAGCTCCGCGGACGCATCGATCGTCTCGAACGACAAGTCAGAGAATTAGAGAATAAGCAGTGGCGTTAG
- a CDS encoding FKBP-type peptidyl-prolyl cis-trans isomerase, giving the protein MREIWISFGIVVICSVMIITSAVFNIGSQPAIADEITSTSEVEVVNIAANPTEETVEMENKEELEALGIDITAIKTTDSGLRYTEDVAGEGDFPMEGEMVTVHYTGKLLNGKVFDSSRQRNEPFSFVIGVGQVIKGWDEGVMAMNPGAKRTLIIPSDLAYGSRGAGGVIPPDATLVFDVELLKIR; this is encoded by the coding sequence ATGCGAGAAATCTGGATAAGCTTTGGCATCGTCGTGATCTGTAGCGTCATGATCATCACTTCTGCTGTATTTAATATCGGCAGTCAGCCGGCGATCGCCGATGAAATCACCTCCACATCAGAAGTTGAAGTTGTAAACATTGCGGCAAACCCCACCGAGGAAACAGTAGAAATGGAAAATAAAGAAGAATTAGAAGCTTTGGGCATAGATATCACCGCGATCAAAACCACGGACTCTGGCTTGCGTTACACCGAAGACGTTGCTGGCGAAGGTGACTTCCCTATGGAAGGTGAAATGGTGACAGTTCATTACACTGGCAAGCTTCTCAATGGCAAAGTATTCGATAGCTCCAGACAGCGCAATGAACCCTTTTCTTTCGTGATTGGCGTCGGTCAAGTTATTAAAGGTTGGGATGAAGGTGTAATGGCCATGAATCCCGGTGCGAAGCGGACACTCATTATTCCCTCTGATCTCGCTTATGGTTCCCGTGGTGCTGGCGGTGTGATTCCTCCCGATGCAACCCTTGTTTTCGACGTTGAACTCCTCAAGATTCGTTAG
- a CDS encoding Rieske 2Fe-2S domain-containing protein, with protein MKRREFLSWVGLGAIATSLPVAIAACSDGGETESTAPAAQTEKSPEGEKVEIDTTPREDGFAAIGTVEQLDEEGSISNKNFNGEQVAVIRDPAASDALIAVNAFCTHQGCTVAWAGESFDCPCHGSKFSESGEVLSGPASKELGTFTAMIEEELVYVKVA; from the coding sequence ATGAAAAGACGTGAATTTTTAAGCTGGGTCGGACTCGGCGCAATTGCAACTTCTCTACCTGTGGCGATTGCCGCCTGTTCTGATGGTGGTGAAACAGAAAGCACAGCCCCTGCGGCTCAAACTGAAAAAAGCCCTGAGGGCGAAAAAGTCGAGATTGATACCACTCCCCGCGAAGATGGTTTTGCGGCGATCGGTACTGTTGAGCAGTTAGATGAAGAAGGGTCTATTTCTAACAAAAACTTCAATGGCGAACAAGTTGCGGTGATCCGTGATCCCGCTGCTTCCGATGCTTTGATTGCTGTTAATGCATTCTGTACACACCAAGGCTGTACTGTTGCATGGGCTGGCGAATCCTTTGATTGTCCTTGTCACGGCTCTAAATTTAGCGAAAGTGGCGAAGTGCTCTCTGGCCCTGCTTCAAAAGAGCTGGGTACATTCACCGCAATGATTGAAGAAGAGCTAGTTTATGTCAAAGTCGCTTAA
- a CDS encoding cytochrome c biogenesis protein translates to MKAPNVIKFIIGLCLGCVLLFFPFTQFQPDGLESLRTLTVQLDGRKKPLDTVAKETVAKIHGATSYQTVNGEKEDYLSTYLEMWFNTRNWNEEPFVLVSYRPLKELTELELEQKHFSFQELMTNKKLAAVVDLAHEKQFNEQDLNRDEREALTIEDRLNLLYSSVGDQGLPIVPHPTDIKGKWAGLNNADELYDVEEFAPLVANFAMIQQAVFNGGLDHLSALSDITGSLKAGLRSLSPEIYPSDFVLARETHFNHFHPFAKAWQLYGLAFIAMLISLWVKPWNIYWSAMGLFSTGIAVQTYGFFLRMQIAGRPPVTNMYESVVWVGFGIAAIALAFELLTRNRYYILAAAPLSVMCLLLADSLPAVLDPSISPLVPVLRDNFWLSIHVPTIALSYASFALAMGLGHVALGNYLFTPSAKPRLKMLSQLNYRVLQVGVLLLTAGIILGGIWAHFSWGRFWGWDPKETWALIALLCYLAPLHGRLVGWIGDFGVHVASIVSFNAVLMAWYGVNFVLGTGLHSYGFGTGGSELLIAGVVGLDLLLVLITATKHKGWLKPSETEALTTAENPN, encoded by the coding sequence ATGAAAGCCCCAAACGTGATCAAATTTATTATTGGTCTGTGCCTCGGCTGCGTGCTGCTGTTTTTTCCCTTTACGCAGTTTCAGCCCGATGGACTGGAGTCATTACGGACATTAACAGTGCAGCTCGATGGCCGTAAAAAGCCCCTTGATACTGTTGCCAAGGAAACCGTTGCCAAAATCCACGGTGCGACGAGTTATCAAACTGTTAATGGTGAAAAAGAGGATTATCTCAGCACCTATCTGGAAATGTGGTTTAACACCCGTAACTGGAATGAAGAGCCGTTTGTTTTAGTCAGTTACCGTCCGCTGAAAGAATTAACGGAGCTGGAGCTGGAGCAAAAGCATTTTTCGTTCCAAGAGCTGATGACCAATAAAAAGTTGGCGGCAGTAGTGGATCTCGCCCATGAAAAACAATTTAATGAGCAAGATTTGAATCGTGATGAACGGGAAGCCTTAACCATCGAAGATCGCTTAAATCTCCTCTACAGTTCTGTCGGCGATCAAGGCTTACCGATTGTGCCTCATCCCACCGATATCAAAGGGAAATGGGCAGGCCTTAATAATGCAGATGAACTTTACGATGTTGAAGAATTTGCACCGCTTGTCGCTAATTTTGCGATGATTCAGCAGGCTGTTTTCAATGGTGGTCTTGATCATCTCTCAGCTTTATCTGATATCACAGGTAGTCTGAAAGCTGGGTTACGTAGCCTAAGCCCAGAGATTTATCCAAGCGATTTTGTTCTGGCGCGGGAAACTCACTTTAACCATTTTCATCCCTTTGCGAAGGCTTGGCAGCTTTATGGTTTAGCCTTTATCGCAATGCTCATTAGCCTCTGGGTAAAGCCTTGGAATATTTACTGGAGTGCAATGGGTCTGTTTAGCACAGGTATTGCTGTTCAAACCTATGGTTTTTTCCTGCGAATGCAAATTGCCGGTCGTCCCCCCGTCACCAACATGTATGAGTCGGTAGTTTGGGTCGGCTTCGGTATTGCGGCGATCGCCCTTGCCTTTGAACTGCTTACCCGGAATCGTTATTACATCTTGGCGGCAGCACCTTTGTCGGTGATGTGTTTATTATTGGCCGATAGTTTGCCAGCGGTTTTAGACCCTAGTATTTCGCCCCTAGTACCTGTCTTGCGCGATAACTTCTGGTTGAGTATTCATGTCCCGACGATCGCTCTCAGTTATGCAAGCTTCGCTCTTGCGATGGGATTAGGTCATGTTGCCCTCGGAAATTATCTCTTCACACCGAGCGCCAAGCCACGCTTAAAAATGCTTTCCCAGCTTAATTACCGCGTTTTGCAAGTAGGTGTACTGTTGCTAACTGCTGGCATTATTCTCGGTGGCATCTGGGCGCACTTCTCTTGGGGGCGTTTTTGGGGCTGGGATCCGAAAGAAACTTGGGCATTAATTGCACTGCTCTGTTACTTAGCTCCACTCCACGGACGTTTAGTGGGTTGGATCGGGGATTTTGGCGTTCATGTTGCCAGTATTGTCTCTTTTAATGCAGTTTTGATGGCCTGGTATGGCGTTAACTTTGTTTTAGGCACTGGCTTGCATAGTTATGGCTTTGGCACAGGCGGTTCTGAGCTTTTGATTGCCGGGGTTGTGGGACTAGATCTTTTGCTAGTTCTGATCACTGCAACCAAACATAAAGGCTGGCTCAAACCTTCTGAAACAGAAGCTTTAACCACGGCTGAAAACCCGAATTGA
- a CDS encoding cytochrome c biogenesis protein ResB: MGIDSKIFRFLGSIKLAVPLLGTIALILIGATFYESNVGTPTVQNLIYKSPWFGALMFLLAVNLGISTLSRYPWRGARKVGFAITHWGLVVIIAGSAAVIHLSTEGMLLVRTDGGAINQIRVEGELLEVANPDGTQTQRDIFVREDGSVYPEKIGDLSLIGYTDNAVTSVQFQDGGQIDNLAVKVQLQSDRMGQSVERWLAIAPFGYQQTDIGPAHLEIAKATDEQALTELLKEPTSETHEFGLLEIDGKSFDVRDSINQPLNLSNGIKAEVTSVWADFRLDANNKPTSASTQFNNPALQLDLKQGDRQAKWFVFAQPTFEPIRSGDEIELAVNYAPPKLPQTDYFRIVEAPNHQLFYAAASSKGFKSGEFTAGQSVTPGWADFKISLVDRLDKATVQRQVVPVAPVKQGMMAQSGSPALHVATPDGQDFWLPWSEPTDLKTADGDYFAAFTPKILQLPFYVKLNNFIVDRNEGSESVAMWTSKLTLFDAETDSASKRKVWMNHPTWFMGWKLAQASWNPGDLKQSTLQLKREPWWVTGLTWLGSVMVTGGIVSMFYGRAIAKTFRSKSLPDLPEEEEAVKPHIPIFDALTLKKSS, encoded by the coding sequence ATGGGTATAGACTCCAAAATTTTTCGCTTTCTCGGTTCAATTAAATTAGCTGTACCTTTGCTTGGAACGATCGCCCTGATTTTGATTGGTGCGACATTTTATGAATCAAATGTTGGGACACCAACGGTACAAAATTTAATTTATAAAAGTCCTTGGTTTGGGGCGTTAATGTTTTTGCTCGCTGTGAACCTTGGGATTTCGACATTGAGTCGTTATCCGTGGCGTGGTGCTAGAAAAGTTGGTTTCGCCATTACCCACTGGGGCTTGGTCGTAATCATTGCGGGCTCGGCGGCAGTGATTCATTTGAGTACAGAAGGGATGCTGCTTGTGCGTACTGACGGCGGCGCAATTAACCAAATTCGTGTCGAAGGTGAGTTGCTTGAAGTTGCGAATCCCGATGGTACGCAAACCCAGCGCGATATTTTTGTGCGGGAGGATGGCTCGGTTTATCCGGAGAAGATTGGTGATCTTTCACTCATCGGCTACACGGATAATGCTGTAACTTCTGTGCAATTTCAGGATGGTGGCCAGATTGATAATCTGGCGGTAAAAGTCCAGCTCCAGAGCGATCGCATGGGTCAGTCTGTGGAAAGATGGTTGGCGATCGCCCCGTTTGGTTATCAACAGACTGACATTGGCCCTGCGCACCTCGAAATTGCGAAGGCGACCGATGAACAAGCTCTCACAGAGTTATTAAAAGAGCCCACGAGTGAAACACATGAGTTTGGCTTACTGGAAATCGACGGTAAATCTTTCGACGTCCGGGATTCAATCAATCAACCTCTGAATTTATCTAACGGCATTAAAGCGGAAGTGACGAGCGTTTGGGCGGATTTTCGCCTCGATGCGAATAACAAACCGACGTCTGCATCGACTCAATTTAATAATCCCGCACTACAACTCGATCTCAAGCAGGGCGATCGCCAAGCGAAGTGGTTTGTCTTTGCCCAGCCAACCTTTGAGCCAATCCGTTCTGGCGATGAGATTGAACTAGCTGTAAACTACGCTCCCCCCAAACTGCCGCAAACCGACTATTTCCGCATTGTCGAAGCCCCCAATCATCAGCTTTTCTACGCAGCGGCATCTTCGAAAGGGTTTAAATCAGGCGAGTTTACCGCTGGCCAATCCGTCACTCCCGGTTGGGCAGACTTTAAAATTTCCCTTGTGGATCGTTTAGATAAGGCTACTGTGCAGCGACAAGTTGTTCCTGTCGCTCCGGTAAAACAGGGCATGATGGCACAATCTGGTTCCCCAGCCCTCCATGTGGCAACACCCGATGGTCAAGATTTTTGGTTACCTTGGAGTGAACCGACGGATCTCAAAACCGCCGATGGTGATTATTTTGCCGCCTTTACACCAAAGATTTTGCAATTGCCTTTCTACGTCAAGCTAAATAATTTCATCGTGGATCGTAATGAAGGTAGCGAGTCTGTGGCGATGTGGACTAGTAAATTGACGCTCTTCGACGCCGAAACTGATTCAGCCTCTAAGCGTAAAGTTTGGATGAATCACCCCACTTGGTTTATGGGTTGGAAATTAGCACAGGCCTCCTGGAATCCTGGCGATCTCAAGCAATCTACCCTCCAGCTAAAGCGCGAACCTTGGTGGGTCACAGGCTTAACTTGGCTAGGCTCCGTAATGGTCACAGGCGGGATTGTCTCCATGTTCTATGGACGGGCGATCGCCAAAACATTCCGTTCTAAGTCCTTGCCCGATTTACCCGAGGAAGAGGAAGCAGTGAAGCCTCATATTCCAATTTTTGATGCCCTAACATTAAAAAAATCATCCTAA